Proteins encoded together in one Bosea sp. (in: a-proteobacteria) window:
- the aldA gene encoding aldehyde dehydrogenase — MTTRHRNFINGKFVDTAGGNFIPVFNPATDQVISEIPDTPAGVVAEAVAAAKAAQKGWGKLPAIQRAAALRALSAKIRENQTALARTIVEEQGKILGLAEVEVAFTADYLDYMAEWARRIEGEIITSDRPGENIFLFRQPIGVVGGILPWNFPFFLIARKLGPALVTGNAVVIKPSEETPNNAAMFAQLVAETDIPPGIVNFVFGGGGSTGAALCDDPDVGMLSFTGSVETGSRIMAAAAKNITKVNLELGGKAPAIVLADADIDLSVKAIRDSRVINSGQVCNCAERVYVDRRVEDEFVSKLASAMDQATYGDPLANQSVDMGPLINKKGLAKVEGLVQRALKAGANLVTGGSVAELGSGSYYRPTVLTGCGQADEIMQKEIFGPVIPVNTFDTLDEAIERANDSIYGLTSSIYTRDIGVAMRACNEIRFGETYINRENFEAMQGFHAGTRRSGIGGADGKHGLYEYTQTHVVYLQS; from the coding sequence CTTCATCCCCGTGTTCAACCCTGCAACCGATCAGGTGATTTCGGAAATTCCCGACACGCCAGCCGGTGTCGTTGCGGAGGCAGTCGCGGCAGCCAAGGCGGCGCAGAAAGGCTGGGGCAAGCTGCCAGCCATCCAGCGCGCCGCGGCGCTGCGCGCGCTCTCCGCGAAGATTCGCGAGAACCAAACGGCGCTGGCGCGGACGATCGTCGAGGAGCAGGGCAAGATTCTCGGCCTTGCCGAAGTCGAGGTGGCGTTCACGGCCGACTATCTGGACTACATGGCCGAATGGGCGCGCCGCATCGAGGGTGAGATCATCACCTCCGACCGGCCGGGCGAGAACATCTTCCTGTTCCGCCAGCCGATCGGCGTCGTCGGCGGCATCCTGCCCTGGAATTTCCCGTTCTTCCTGATCGCCCGCAAGCTCGGGCCCGCTCTCGTGACCGGAAACGCCGTCGTCATCAAGCCGAGCGAGGAGACGCCCAACAACGCGGCCATGTTCGCGCAGCTGGTGGCGGAAACGGATATTCCGCCCGGCATCGTGAACTTCGTCTTCGGAGGCGGCGGGTCCACGGGCGCTGCCCTGTGCGACGACCCTGACGTCGGCATGCTGAGCTTCACCGGTTCGGTCGAAACCGGCTCCCGCATCATGGCCGCGGCGGCGAAGAACATTACCAAGGTCAATCTCGAGCTCGGAGGCAAGGCGCCGGCGATCGTCCTGGCCGACGCCGACATCGACCTGTCGGTGAAGGCCATCCGCGACTCGCGCGTCATCAACAGCGGCCAGGTCTGCAATTGTGCGGAACGCGTCTATGTCGATCGCCGTGTCGAGGACGAGTTCGTCTCGAAGCTCGCTTCGGCGATGGACCAGGCGACCTATGGCGATCCGTTGGCGAACCAATCGGTCGACATGGGCCCTCTCATCAACAAGAAGGGGCTGGCAAAGGTCGAGGGCCTGGTCCAGCGCGCCTTGAAGGCCGGCGCCAATCTGGTGACGGGCGGTTCCGTCGCGGAGCTCGGATCCGGATCCTACTATCGGCCGACGGTGCTGACCGGGTGCGGGCAAGCCGACGAGATTATGCAGAAGGAAATCTTCGGCCCGGTCATCCCGGTCAATACCTTCGATACGCTCGACGAGGCAATCGAGCGGGCGAACGACTCGATCTACGGCCTGACCTCTTCGATCTATACGCGCGATATCGGCGTCGCGATGCGAGCCTGCAACGAGATCCGCTTCGGCGAAACCTATATCAATCGCGAGAACTTCGAGGCGATGCAGGGCTTCCACGCCGGAACCAGGAGGTCCGGGATCGGCGGAGCCGACGGCAAGCACGGGCTCTACGAATATACGCAGACCCACGTCGTCTATCTGCAGAGCTGA
- a CDS encoding aldo/keto reductase: MCGIYFRKSFQRSFGTYPLKGEELKQALGHALAVGYRAIDTAQSYQNEAEVGRAIAESGIPRDELCITTKVRPSNFGPNEFLPSVEKSLTELGLPFVDVLLLHWPPIGGDVRPSLEWLQKAKERGYTKHIGISNYTVSMMKIAKDHIDGPIVTNQVEFHPLLDQGKLLSAASELNIPLSSYCSMARGAIFKHELFAQLGEDYGKEAGQIALRWILQKGVSINTMSTKPDHIRRNFDVMDFTLSSVDMARIDGLTATNLRINTQDITPFAPRWDSAAHASRPPGGARPHSFP; this comes from the coding sequence ATGTGCGGCATCTATTTCAGAAAGAGCTTCCAGCGCTCCTTCGGAACCTATCCTCTGAAAGGAGAAGAGCTGAAGCAGGCGCTGGGGCACGCCCTCGCGGTCGGCTACCGCGCCATCGACACGGCCCAGAGCTACCAAAACGAGGCCGAGGTGGGGCGCGCCATAGCGGAATCCGGCATTCCGCGGGACGAGCTCTGCATCACGACCAAGGTGAGGCCCAGCAACTTCGGCCCGAACGAATTCCTCCCCAGTGTCGAGAAGAGCCTGACGGAGCTTGGACTGCCCTTCGTCGACGTTCTCCTGCTGCACTGGCCACCGATCGGCGGAGACGTCCGGCCCTCGCTCGAATGGCTCCAGAAGGCGAAGGAACGAGGCTACACGAAGCATATCGGCATCAGCAATTACACCGTCAGCATGATGAAGATTGCCAAGGATCACATCGACGGGCCGATCGTCACCAACCAGGTCGAGTTCCATCCCCTGCTTGATCAGGGCAAGTTGCTGTCGGCGGCGAGCGAGCTGAACATCCCCCTCTCCTCCTATTGCTCGATGGCGCGCGGGGCCATCTTCAAGCACGAACTGTTCGCGCAACTCGGCGAAGATTACGGAAAGGAAGCGGGGCAGATCGCACTTCGCTGGATTCTGCAGAAAGGCGTATCGATCAATACGATGTCGACCAAACCCGACCATATCCGCAGGAATTTCGATGTGATGGATTTCACCCTGTCGAGCGTGGACATGGCCCGGATCGATGGGCTGACGGCCACGAATCTGCGGATCAACACCCAGGACATCACACCGTTCGCGCCGCGCTGGGATTCAGCGGCGCACGCATCGCGACCGCCAGGGGGGGCGCGGCCCCATTCTTTCCCCTGA
- a CDS encoding tripartite tricarboxylate transporter substrate binding protein, with protein MKPVYAIAAAAIAALFSGLAPASSSAQEFPKRTVTILVGFSAGGGTDTIARMIAGALTKKWGQQVIVENRPGANGAIGVRTLKSARPDGYTLGMWSTSDVGNASVQNKLDYDLVKDFEHISQVASGATVLVVNSKLPIKDLAGYIAYAKEHPGQLNVSVVTGGDLHLDTIRLNKAAGIETALIGYPGTAPGLTDVVGGQTDAVLLPIGPAKPHIESGALRAVAVGSTQPSKLLPNVAPMSSTLPNFTSTFFYGLAGPKGTPADIVKKINADVQDALNSPEVIEKLTTLGFVADGSSPEAYRNIIAEKLKNSREAAVLAGMVKPE; from the coding sequence ATGAAGCCTGTCTATGCTATTGCCGCGGCTGCCATCGCCGCCCTATTTTCGGGGCTGGCCCCGGCCAGTTCATCAGCCCAGGAATTCCCCAAGCGCACGGTCACTATTCTGGTCGGCTTTAGCGCGGGCGGAGGGACCGACACCATCGCGCGTATGATCGCAGGTGCCTTGACCAAGAAATGGGGCCAACAGGTGATCGTCGAAAACCGGCCGGGGGCTAACGGCGCGATCGGCGTGCGCACGCTGAAGAGCGCGCGTCCGGACGGCTATACGCTGGGTATGTGGTCAACCTCTGATGTCGGCAATGCTTCGGTCCAGAACAAACTCGATTACGACCTCGTCAAAGACTTTGAGCATATCAGCCAAGTCGCGTCCGGCGCGACCGTACTCGTCGTCAACAGCAAGCTGCCGATTAAAGATTTGGCGGGCTACATCGCGTACGCCAAGGAGCATCCTGGCCAGTTGAACGTATCCGTCGTCACTGGCGGCGATCTGCACCTCGATACGATCCGTCTCAACAAGGCAGCCGGTATCGAAACCGCGCTGATCGGCTATCCGGGCACCGCTCCAGGGCTAACCGACGTGGTTGGAGGCCAAACCGATGCGGTTCTGCTGCCTATCGGACCGGCAAAGCCGCATATCGAAAGCGGCGCTCTGAGGGCCGTCGCAGTGGGCTCGACACAGCCTTCCAAGCTTCTGCCCAATGTTGCCCCCATGTCCAGCACGCTGCCAAACTTCACGAGCACGTTTTTCTATGGGCTGGCCGGTCCCAAGGGGACCCCTGCGGATATCGTCAAGAAGATCAATGCCGATGTTCAAGATGCATTAAATTCACCGGAAGTCATTGAAAAACTCACGACGCTCGGCTTCGTCGCCGACGGTAGCTCACCAGAGGCATATCGAAACATCATTGCTGAAAAATTGAAAAACTCACGTGAAGCTGCCGTCCTTGCAGGGATGGTCAAGCCTGAATAA
- a CDS encoding tripartite tricarboxylate transporter TctB family protein, whose protein sequence is MSGFNFKVAKPKDLILGIIFLLLAASVVSVASGYNIGTARQMEAGYVPIIMGCCLGAIALILIGRSFFGENEPTAPFSIRPTVYVLGSTILFALLIGPLGLPITVFLVVLLSALADDPRRPASTVLVLAAFLAAGTTLMFPIALEQQIPIVGYLFDR, encoded by the coding sequence ATGAGTGGCTTTAATTTTAAAGTGGCAAAGCCAAAGGACCTGATCCTTGGTATTATCTTTCTCCTGCTTGCGGCCTCCGTTGTTTCAGTTGCCAGCGGCTATAACATCGGAACGGCCCGACAGATGGAAGCGGGTTACGTTCCGATCATCATGGGGTGCTGTCTCGGCGCAATCGCCCTGATCCTGATCGGCAGAAGCTTCTTCGGCGAAAATGAGCCGACCGCGCCGTTCTCGATCCGGCCTACGGTCTACGTGTTGGGATCCACAATCCTGTTCGCGTTATTGATCGGGCCGCTGGGCCTGCCAATCACCGTATTCCTGGTTGTGCTCCTGTCGGCGTTGGCCGACGACCCGCGCAGACCGGCATCCACTGTTCTGGTGCTCGCCGCGTTCCTCGCGGCAGGAACGACGCTCATGTTCCCGATCGCCCTTGAGCAGCAGATACCGATCGTCGGCTACCTTTTCGACCGTTGA